GGCAGTTGCTTCTCAGCCCAGTAGCTGCCCGTGACTGCCGACTTTGACAATGCAGCCTTTGTCAATCACCACAATGCGGCCAACATGCGAATAGTAGAGCTGAAACAGCTTATAGAGGGGCGCGTCGCTGCCGTAAGACTGCTACAACAAGGCAGGACTGCAGCGACGCGGCTCAGACTTACGAAGCATAGACAGATTTCTCAAAAATTCTCAATCAGAGGCTGTCTTTCGTCTGGCTGAGAATCCCCATATTCTTTTCGATCTCTTCCTTTAGCCAAACGCTAAACAGCTCATCTAGCAGCCTTTGCAGCGTGGCATCGTCCATTTTGGCCGGTAAAAACTTTTCCAGCCGCACCACCACAAACCACTCCCCAACCCGCGTCGGGGGCCACAGCTGGCCGGGCTGACTGATCGACAAAATGCGGGCCAGCGACGGATGAGGCACTGATAGCTCTACGGGGCCAATTAGCCCGCCCGTCTGGGCTTCCTGTCCTTCAGAATATTCTCGCGCTAAATCGGCAAAGGGCTGACCGTCATCGTTGATGCGAAAGTACAGCTCTTGAGCCAGCCCCGGCTCCTGGGTGCGAATTAGAGAGTAAAGCACCCGGTCTAGGCTGCTCTTGCGCTGGAGAAAGTAAGACTCTAGCTTGGCTCCCCAAGTCTCTAGCTTAAATTTGGTTAGCTTTTCCTCCCGCAGCATCAGCTGGGCAAACGCCTCTGGAGAGAGCTGCCGCTGGGCTGCAAACGACTGCCGCTGTTCGTCAGACTGAATATTAAAGGTCTGGTCAAAGCGAGCCTGGGCGCGGGCCTGCTCCTCCTCGGTCAGCTCAATCGCTGCGATCGCATGATCAATCACCAGCTCCCGAATCAGCTGAGGCATCAGGCCGTACTGGCGCAGTAGGGGGATGATGTCCTCGGCGCTGTAATTGCGATCGCCCACAGTTAAGCTGTCGGTCATGGGAATTGGCAGGAGAGAAGTTTTCATAGATGCTGCAAGCATATTCCATTAAACCTAAACACAAGCATGGTTCCCACAACCGGGCAAAAATTAAGAGTATTTAACCGAAATTCACCCTCTTTTGCTGGGTTTACTCTAGTAACCAATCAAACAAATTTTTAACTGTGAGCCCTAGATCACCGGCAAACGACGGCACCGGCAAAAGTACCTCTGCCTCGTCAAAGACCTCGGTTTCCTGTTTGGGATGATAAATGAATACCGTTTGCTCGGCTGGGTCGATCAGCCAGCCCATCTGAGTTCCATTGGAGGGCCGCCTCTGACGAGCCAAGTAACACATCTCCGATTCTACCAAGGCCCATTTGCTCGTATTTAACAGACACCCTTAAACTGAGGAAATGACTAGCTCAATTTCTCAACCACTCATTCCTACCCTTGACCTGCAAACTTTTCTGACAGGGGAGCCCAAGGAGCAGACACAATTCATTGATGCTGTTGGGCTGGCGTTGGAGCGAATTGGTTTCTTTGTACTGAGCAACTCTGACGTTGATCCGGCCAGTATTGCCAAGGCCTACGGCACAGCCGAACGCTTTTTTTCTCTAGATACCGCCACCAAATTTCAGTACGAATATCCCCACCTGAAAGGTCAGGCAGGCTTTACTCGATTTGGCCGGGAACAGGCAAAGGATGCAGCCCTCCCCGATCTAAAAGAGTTTTGGCACGTCAATCGCAGCAGCCTACAGCAGCCCGATCACTTCTGGCCTCAGGAAGTGCCTGAGTTTCGCTCAGCCATGATCCGTCTCTTTGCTCAGCTTGAGACCTGCGCCGGAATCTTGCTAGAAGCCTGCGCTCTGTACTTGGATCAGCCACGCACTTGGCTCAGTGAGCAAGTGATCGAAGGCAACACGGTGTTGCGTATTGCCCACTATCCGCCCATTCCTGCTGATGCGCCTGCCGGTAGCTTGCGAGCGGCTGCCCATGAAGACATTAACTTCATTACGCTGCTTTGCGAAGCGACGGCTCCAGGGCTAGAAGTTCTCACTCACACAGGCGACTGGCTGCCGCTGCAGGCAGAGCCGGGGCAGATTATTGTCGATACGGGCGATATGCTGCAAAACTTGACCAACGGTCTGTTCAAAAGCACCACCCATCGAGTGGTCAATCCGGTCAATCCCCGAGGTGGCAGGCTGTCGCTGCCCTTTTTTGTGCACCCTCGATCGGAAGTCGATCTCAGTCCTTACCCAGCTTGCGTAGCAAGAACTGGTGGCACTGCTCACTATCCCAACCTGACTGCTGGCGAATACTTGGCCCAGCGGTTGCAAGAAATTGGGCTGGCCTAGGGTGGGCGGCTCCGAAAACCAGTGTTCTCTGACACAATGCTATTAAAGAACATCCAGTTTTTGCCCTTTTTTGGCGTTTGCCCCTTCCGCCAGTATGGATTTCACTGCAGCTCTACCCACGTTTCTAATCACCCTGCGAGAAGGGGTGGAGGCAGCCCTAGTCGTCGGCATCGTGCTGGCCTGTCTGAGTAAGGCCAATCAGCCTCAGCTCAACCGCTGGGCCTATTTAGGCGTGCTGGCGGGACTGGTGGGCAGCATCATGATCGGCATTGCCTTGGGATCGGGGCTGCAGCAGCTCCAGCTAGTGCTGCCGAATCTAGAATCGGTGGTTAAGCCGCTGCTGAATGTGTTGTTTTGTGCGATCGCAATTATCCTCCTGAGCTGGATGCTGGTATGGATGACTCAACAGTCTCGTTCACTCAAGTCCGAGATCGAAGGTAACGTCACCACTGCTCTGAAAAACTCTGATACGGCCGCCTGGAGCGTCTTTAGCCTGATCTGCATTGCCGTGCTGCGAGAAGGCTTTGAAACGGTGCTGTTTCTCTTTACTACGGTGCAGCAGGGGTCGACAGCGGCTGCGGTGGGAGGTGCGATCGCAGGTCTGTTCAGCGCCGCCCTGATCGGTCTGGCCCTCTTCCGCTGGGGCATTCGCATCAACCTAAAGCAGTTCTTTCAGGTGATGGGTGTGCTGCTGCTGCTGATCGTCGGCGGCCTAGTGCTCTCTGCATTTAAGAACCTGGATGCGGCTCTAGCTGCCATCAGCCAGCTCGACCTGCGCAACTCCGATCTCTGCTTTTCCCAGACTTCCTGCATCTTAGGGCCAGAGGTTTGGAATGGCACTCACTTTCTGCCTGAGAAAAAGTTTCCCGGCATTCTGCTCAAAACCCTCTTCGGCTACCGCGAACACCTCTACCTGCTTCAGGTTCTGGCCTATCTAGGCTTCCTCTTCACCATCGGTGGCACCTATTTCCGCAGCCTAAACCCACACACATCAGCAGGGAAGACGGCTGTTAGTCAGTAAGAACTAAGCCGCCTAGCAACCAGACCCTGCCTAGGCAGCCATCCTAGCGGCAGTGCTGCCGCTGCCTTGAGGAGACAACCCCCTCCAAGGCACCTTCCAGCGCGAAGCATTGGAAAGAA
The window above is part of the Pseudanabaena sp. FACHB-2040 genome. Proteins encoded here:
- a CDS encoding peptidylprolyl isomerase, with translation MTDSLTVGDRNYSAEDIIPLLRQYGLMPQLIRELVIDHAIAAIELTEEEQARAQARFDQTFNIQSDEQRQSFAAQRQLSPEAFAQLMLREEKLTKFKLETWGAKLESYFLQRKSSLDRVLYSLIRTQEPGLAQELYFRINDDGQPFADLAREYSEGQEAQTGGLIGPVELSVPHPSLARILSISQPGQLWPPTRVGEWFVVVRLEKFLPAKMDDATLQRLLDELFSVWLKEEIEKNMGILSQTKDSL
- a CDS encoding isopenicillin N synthase family oxygenase — its product is MTSSISQPLIPTLDLQTFLTGEPKEQTQFIDAVGLALERIGFFVLSNSDVDPASIAKAYGTAERFFSLDTATKFQYEYPHLKGQAGFTRFGREQAKDAALPDLKEFWHVNRSSLQQPDHFWPQEVPEFRSAMIRLFAQLETCAGILLEACALYLDQPRTWLSEQVIEGNTVLRIAHYPPIPADAPAGSLRAAAHEDINFITLLCEATAPGLEVLTHTGDWLPLQAEPGQIIVDTGDMLQNLTNGLFKSTTHRVVNPVNPRGGRLSLPFFVHPRSEVDLSPYPACVARTGGTAHYPNLTAGEYLAQRLQEIGLA
- a CDS encoding FTR1 family protein, with protein sequence MDFTAALPTFLITLREGVEAALVVGIVLACLSKANQPQLNRWAYLGVLAGLVGSIMIGIALGSGLQQLQLVLPNLESVVKPLLNVLFCAIAIILLSWMLVWMTQQSRSLKSEIEGNVTTALKNSDTAAWSVFSLICIAVLREGFETVLFLFTTVQQGSTAAAVGGAIAGLFSAALIGLALFRWGIRINLKQFFQVMGVLLLLIVGGLVLSAFKNLDAALAAISQLDLRNSDLCFSQTSCILGPEVWNGTHFLPEKKFPGILLKTLFGYREHLYLLQVLAYLGFLFTIGGTYFRSLNPHTSAGKTAVSQ